One window from the genome of Deinococcus apachensis DSM 19763 encodes:
- a CDS encoding helix-turn-helix transcriptional regulator, which translates to MGDPAPVSTHPTPAARPANPRQAKTWDKAKRLSALRDELQARPSTTLDLARRFGVGQRSIQRDIDALRRMGHDVVEHAGKTYSIPRNGTLLRPAEALAAYAAIRLAHHHSPALGTHYRHALHSISLALPERIRHTLNASVRDNGATPFAERQMEQVATAWMEGRVLNFDYRRPNGEVETGNELCVYFIEISRTNLAPYVIGLERRRRAQVRTFKLSRMANLSLHQDTYELDPNFDPKQFLSDAWGVIGSQEPLTVTVRFAPEAAYRVLEGGFPNTTLIRRDGAVEMEFRAGVDRSGLPRELMPFLLSWGPRAEVLSPPHVREAWLAELREALARYDVPPARNTA; encoded by the coding sequence ATGGGCGACCCCGCACCCGTCAGCACTCACCCCACCCCTGCCGCACGCCCCGCGAACCCCCGCCAGGCGAAAACCTGGGACAAGGCCAAGCGGCTCAGCGCCCTGCGCGACGAACTTCAGGCGCGGCCCTCTACCACCCTCGACCTCGCTCGCCGCTTCGGCGTCGGCCAGCGCAGCATTCAGCGGGACATTGACGCCCTGCGCCGCATGGGACACGACGTCGTGGAACACGCGGGCAAGACGTACTCCATTCCCCGAAACGGCACCCTGCTGCGCCCCGCCGAGGCTCTCGCCGCTTACGCCGCGATCCGTCTCGCGCACCACCACTCCCCCGCCCTGGGCACCCACTACCGGCATGCCCTGCACAGCATCTCCCTGGCCCTCCCGGAACGTATCCGGCACACCCTGAACGCCAGCGTGCGCGACAACGGCGCCACACCCTTCGCGGAGCGGCAGATGGAACAGGTCGCCACCGCCTGGATGGAGGGCCGGGTCCTGAACTTCGACTACCGTCGCCCGAACGGCGAAGTGGAAACCGGCAACGAACTGTGCGTGTACTTCATCGAGATCAGCCGCACCAACCTCGCGCCGTACGTGATCGGCCTGGAACGCCGCCGCCGCGCTCAAGTGCGGACGTTCAAGCTCTCCAGAATGGCTAACCTGAGCCTGCACCAGGATACCTATGAACTCGACCCCAACTTCGACCCGAAACAGTTTCTCAGTGACGCCTGGGGCGTCATTGGCAGCCAGGAGCCCCTTACCGTCACGGTGCGGTTCGCGCCGGAAGCCGCGTACCGCGTCTTGGAGGGCGGCTTCCCCAACACCACCCTGATCCGCCGGGACGGGGCGGTCGAGATGGAGTTCCGCGCGGGCGTGGACCGCAGCGGCCTCCCCCGTGAACTCATGCCCTTCCTCCTGAGCTGGGGTCCCCGCGCTGAAGTTCTGTCCCCGCCCCATGTGCGCGAGGCGTGGCTCGCCGAACTGCGTGAAGCCCTAGCCCGCTATGACGTCCCACCTGCCCGCAACACCGCCTGA
- the casB gene encoding type I-E CRISPR-associated protein Cse2/CasB: MTTIPSTATPFERLVLNLSRLDRGQLAQLRRSLGDDTPGQSVPWLEGVFLRSGLDVRHDRQWRALALVAGLYSLIERPDESNEPTPAPEHRPTLGETFGALYLAQEQRPSTEKRFLALLDADMDALPYALRQAVTLLKADGRTPDWVQLLRDVDLWEHPERGARLRRIWAKDFYRTAERVITTDKPTATKTNTPTRPQSSLFDTTVPDEDEGETL, translated from the coding sequence ATGACGACCATCCCATCCACCGCCACGCCGTTTGAGCGGCTGGTGCTGAACCTCTCCCGCCTGGACCGTGGGCAGCTCGCGCAACTGCGCCGCTCACTGGGCGACGACACGCCCGGCCAGAGTGTGCCGTGGTTGGAAGGCGTCTTTCTGCGTTCCGGCCTGGACGTGAGGCATGACCGGCAGTGGCGCGCGCTAGCCCTCGTGGCGGGCCTGTACTCCCTGATTGAACGCCCGGACGAGAGCAACGAACCCACCCCTGCGCCGGAACACCGCCCGACCCTCGGGGAGACATTCGGAGCGCTGTACCTCGCGCAGGAGCAGCGGCCCAGCACCGAGAAGCGCTTCCTGGCCCTGCTGGACGCCGACATGGACGCCCTGCCGTATGCCCTACGTCAGGCGGTCACGCTGCTGAAAGCGGACGGCCGCACACCCGACTGGGTGCAACTGCTGAGAGACGTAGACCTGTGGGAACACCCCGAGAGGGGCGCAAGGTTGCGTCGTATTTGGGCGAAAGATTTCTACCGCACCGCCGAACGCGTCATCACCACTGACAAACCCACAGCTACCAAGACCAACACACCGACCCGCCCACAATCCAGCCTCTTCGACACCACTGTCCCGGACGAGGACGAAGGAGAAACACTATGA
- the casA gene encoding type I-E CRISPR-associated protein Cse1/CasA produces MNSPPIPTFNLLHDPWIPVRPLDGGPVHEVGLRDLVLKAHTFGRIDDPSPLVTVALLRLTLALLHRALRGPRNVAQAAEWFRGGFPTDQLEAYFARWDDHFDLFHPERPFWQGKSNKANPEQYHWSLLSPELNGSNTTPVFGTKKRAEAVVGKSAVEPTLMGWVGTATPGQIARLLAQNQSFALGGRVTGASESQQGGPVMSKALFVPTGNNLLETLCLNLLPYPADMAEGDRAVWEWQAEGVNRSDAPQVPMGYADRYTWLSRSILATPARIHPHQVQTVGYGSGVARVEDSNQGRSLEPMAALVSKTVEGRPTLLPLTLSLNRLAWRDLQAILPEPQDQVYADSKGKVIKVPGFAPLTIQNAADVLCIANGTATGENIVQVHVFGQILGGKPGITSAFRHESYAMPITLLQDWEQGGKYIDTAFKEAKLVAAALTSATQRLAVEVLSRGGEREPHKDDVRDLTQTLPGLGSYWAALEAPFRMFLSALDAPQEAEAGWRDSVAREARAAWAMNLQGAGGDGTVLGYAFRPRRTDGKYQPSPQAILARALSALHATHRAEVSPS; encoded by the coding sequence GTGAACAGCCCGCCCATCCCCACCTTCAACCTGCTGCACGACCCCTGGATTCCCGTCCGGCCCCTGGACGGCGGCCCCGTCCACGAGGTCGGCCTGCGTGACCTCGTCCTGAAGGCCCACACCTTCGGACGTATCGACGACCCCTCACCGCTGGTCACGGTGGCCCTGCTGCGCCTGACGCTCGCGCTGCTGCACCGCGCTCTGCGGGGCCCCCGCAACGTCGCGCAGGCTGCCGAGTGGTTCCGGGGCGGATTTCCCACCGACCAGCTCGAAGCGTACTTCGCCCGGTGGGACGACCACTTCGACCTGTTCCACCCCGAGCGGCCCTTCTGGCAAGGAAAATCCAATAAGGCCAATCCAGAGCAGTACCACTGGAGCCTGCTGTCCCCGGAACTGAACGGCAGCAACACCACACCCGTCTTCGGCACCAAGAAACGCGCTGAAGCTGTCGTAGGCAAGTCCGCAGTCGAACCCACGTTGATGGGCTGGGTAGGTACTGCGACACCGGGTCAGATTGCTCGCCTCCTCGCTCAGAATCAGTCGTTCGCGTTGGGTGGCCGCGTAACAGGTGCGTCTGAAAGCCAGCAGGGTGGCCCGGTCATGAGTAAGGCGCTGTTCGTCCCAACCGGGAACAATCTCCTTGAGACTCTCTGTCTGAACCTCCTTCCGTATCCAGCGGACATGGCCGAAGGCGACCGTGCCGTCTGGGAGTGGCAGGCTGAGGGAGTAAACCGCTCTGACGCACCGCAGGTTCCTATGGGCTATGCCGACCGCTACACGTGGCTGTCGCGGAGCATCCTGGCCACTCCTGCCCGGATACACCCACACCAAGTCCAGACTGTTGGATACGGGAGTGGGGTGGCGCGTGTCGAGGACAGCAACCAAGGCCGCTCACTCGAACCGATGGCTGCCCTTGTCTCCAAAACGGTGGAGGGCAGACCCACATTGCTGCCGCTAACACTCAGCCTGAATAGGCTGGCGTGGCGCGACCTGCAGGCCATCCTGCCTGAACCTCAGGATCAGGTGTACGCCGATTCGAAAGGGAAGGTCATTAAAGTTCCTGGCTTTGCCCCCCTGACGATTCAGAACGCGGCTGACGTTCTATGTATCGCCAATGGTACAGCCACCGGAGAGAACATTGTCCAGGTGCATGTTTTCGGTCAGATCCTGGGTGGCAAACCAGGTATCACGTCCGCTTTCCGGCATGAGTCTTATGCCATGCCGATCACTCTCCTTCAGGACTGGGAACAGGGCGGCAAATACATAGATACGGCCTTCAAGGAAGCGAAATTAGTGGCAGCAGCGCTGACAAGCGCTACTCAGCGGCTCGCGGTAGAAGTCCTCTCGCGCGGTGGGGAGCGGGAGCCGCACAAGGACGACGTGCGGGACCTCACGCAAACACTTCCCGGCCTGGGGTCGTACTGGGCGGCGCTGGAAGCCCCGTTCCGGATGTTCCTCTCGGCGCTGGACGCCCCGCAGGAAGCGGAGGCTGGGTGGCGTGACAGCGTGGCCCGAGAGGCCCGGGCCGCATGGGCGATGAACCTCCAGGGGGCGGGCGGAGACGGGACGGTGTTGGGCTACGCCTTCCGCCCACGCCGCACGGACGGCAAATACCAGCCGAGCCCGCAGGCGATCTTGGCACGCGCCCTATCTGCCCTGCATGCCACCCATCGAGCGGAGGTTTCCCCATCATGA
- a CDS encoding tetratricopeptide repeat protein, which translates to MRPARRFSASPAVPWGAWRESILALMEEGRFDDALLTIERALNEGQDAAELLTLLRQLEASAPSTLLRGMGGTHSLQGLRLKVRLTGNAETPGDVITLIRAAQDAGVQAGFLQAHLAWALTQQEEFTEALQAAEAALRDRPNLTDRELGLALRMKGFALNRLGPRGGWDAAFREALDMSVGWTRGLVLLDLGGLHSRAGNEAQAMLAYAEALGLMVSPYHRALLLNNMGLSCLRSGHFGEAEEYFMQVAALRSGFRSRALSGQAVARRVFGEWARAESLYRQAAAAAQVSGDEDDLRQARRGLGHTLRLSGRPMQALETLREAAHTTQGDRENGQSWVNVDLAAALVSLDQLDVAAVETHLARTGPLDREDRERGVIVRAELARRTGRPEQALALLTPLERTSLWMREEAHAFRQLFTLLPTDRRPDSLPRPQQTHVHLRVLGVPVVQVNGRRVRLGPLELVTLTALVMAGGDLTTDELTEVIRDGKPRDARQAAQRVSRVVRQLRVALGWEESVGAMGGAYQLDPAAHWTSDVLGVRPGRAAVTAFLSGVSLPWATEQEQYLLQGD; encoded by the coding sequence ATGCGTCCGGCCCGTCGGTTTTCCGCCTCACCTGCCGTCCCGTGGGGGGCGTGGCGGGAATCCATCCTGGCCCTCATGGAGGAGGGGCGGTTCGACGACGCCCTGTTGACCATCGAACGTGCCCTGAACGAGGGGCAGGACGCGGCGGAACTCCTGACTCTGCTGCGGCAGTTGGAGGCGAGCGCGCCCTCCACGCTGCTGCGCGGCATGGGGGGCACTCACAGCTTGCAGGGGCTGCGCCTGAAAGTCCGCCTGACCGGGAACGCGGAAACGCCAGGGGACGTGATCACCCTGATCCGCGCGGCGCAGGACGCCGGGGTGCAGGCCGGGTTCCTGCAGGCGCACCTCGCGTGGGCCCTGACGCAGCAGGAGGAGTTCACGGAGGCGCTGCAGGCGGCCGAGGCGGCGCTGCGCGACCGGCCCAACCTCACCGACCGTGAGCTGGGACTCGCGCTCCGTATGAAGGGCTTTGCCCTGAACCGTCTCGGCCCCCGGGGTGGCTGGGACGCGGCGTTCCGGGAGGCGCTCGACATGAGCGTGGGGTGGACGCGTGGGCTGGTGCTGCTCGACCTGGGGGGCCTGCACAGCCGCGCCGGGAACGAGGCACAGGCCATGCTGGCCTACGCGGAGGCGCTGGGGCTGATGGTGTCCCCTTACCACCGGGCGTTGCTGCTGAACAACATGGGCCTGAGCTGCCTGCGCTCGGGCCACTTCGGGGAAGCCGAGGAGTACTTCATGCAGGTGGCCGCGTTGCGCTCGGGCTTTCGCAGCCGGGCGCTGTCCGGGCAGGCGGTGGCGCGGCGCGTCTTCGGGGAGTGGGCACGGGCGGAGAGCCTGTACCGGCAGGCGGCGGCGGCCGCGCAGGTCAGCGGAGACGAGGACGATCTCCGGCAGGCGCGGCGCGGCCTGGGACATACACTTCGCCTGTCCGGGCGGCCCATGCAGGCGCTGGAAACCCTGCGGGAGGCGGCGCACACCACGCAGGGGGACCGCGAGAACGGCCAATCCTGGGTGAATGTGGACCTCGCTGCGGCGCTGGTCAGCCTGGACCAGCTGGACGTTGCGGCCGTCGAAACACACCTGGCGCGGACTGGCCCGCTGGACCGGGAGGACCGGGAGCGGGGCGTGATCGTACGGGCGGAACTCGCCCGTCGCACCGGTCGCCCGGAGCAGGCCCTGGCCCTGCTGACCCCACTGGAGCGCACCTCGTTGTGGATGCGCGAGGAAGCCCACGCTTTCCGGCAATTGTTCACGCTGCTGCCGACCGACCGGCGCCCGGACTCCCTGCCCCGTCCCCAGCAGACGCACGTTCACCTGCGCGTGCTGGGTGTTCCGGTGGTGCAGGTCAATGGACGCCGGGTGCGGCTGGGACCCCTGGAACTGGTGACCCTGACCGCCCTGGTCATGGCGGGCGGCGACCTGACCACCGATGAACTGACCGAAGTGATCCGTGATGGGAAGCCCCGCGACGCCCGGCAGGCGGCCCAGAGGGTGTCGCGGGTCGTGCGACAACTGCGGGTCGCGCTCGGCTGGGAGGAGAGCGTCGGGGCCATGGGGGGCGCGTACCAGCTCGACCCGGCCGCCCACTGGACGAGTGACGTGCTGGGGGTGCGGCCGGGTCGCGCGGCGGTGACTGCGTTCCTGAGTGGAGTCAGTCTGCCCTGGGCCACGGAGCAGGAACAGTACTTGCTACAAGGAGACTAA